One part of the Clostridia bacterium genome encodes these proteins:
- a CDS encoding ATP-binding protein, with product MKEMLSSLSLKIKYILALLAALFFAFNMIYVIFMYANSSVGSDKMFKALALSEVLLILFISYSMYNLIKSNTVLKSATGIMRDEMSEGSTIFNTISDGIIVVDNKGKVRSVNQGLCCILGLEENQIINKNLYSLLIEWDTDSQNKLLPGMVIESLETQKEFRQQEKVFIRNTEVLYIDVSTYMLWSKSRNLMGVLAVVHDFTQKKKLEQQLMHVEKLATAGQLAAELAHEIKNPICSIKGLIQIMGKKHCLEDSKYYEVITSEIERISVLLQRFLALTQNKPKLEKTSINKVVEEIVPLVESYAENKNININVDMQKGMPSIYADKENIRQVIVNIVQNGIDALPRNGRMNISIWFDQINDFIKMEFKDNGSGIKPEYLDKIFEPFFTTKDNGSGLGLAISHKIIENHCGKLFAFNNLDGGATFVIELPAAKSYDMVSNILS from the coding sequence ATGAAAGAAATGTTAAGCAGCTTATCACTTAAAATTAAATATATTTTAGCATTGCTAGCTGCATTATTCTTTGCTTTCAATATGATATACGTAATTTTTATGTATGCAAATTCCAGCGTGGGCAGTGATAAGATGTTTAAAGCACTTGCTTTAAGCGAGGTGCTGCTTATACTGTTCATCAGCTACAGTATGTACAACCTTATAAAGAGTAACACAGTGCTTAAAAGTGCAACAGGAATTATGCGGGATGAAATGTCTGAAGGCAGTACAATATTTAATACAATTTCTGACGGAATAATAGTTGTTGACAATAAAGGAAAAGTTAGAAGTGTAAACCAAGGTTTATGCTGCATATTAGGACTTGAAGAAAATCAGATAATTAACAAGAACTTATATAGCTTGCTCATTGAGTGGGATACAGATAGCCAAAACAAATTGCTGCCGGGGATGGTGATTGAGTCTTTAGAGACGCAGAAGGAGTTCAGGCAGCAAGAGAAAGTATTTATCAGGAATACGGAAGTGCTTTATATTGATGTATCAACATATATGCTATGGAGTAAAAGCAGAAATTTAATGGGAGTTCTTGCGGTTGTCCATGATTTCACTCAAAAGAAAAAACTTGAGCAGCAGTTGATGCACGTAGAAAAGCTGGCAACAGCCGGACAGTTGGCTGCAGAGCTGGCACATGAGATTAAAAATCCTATATGTTCTATTAAAGGACTTATTCAGATAATGGGAAAGAAGCACTGCCTCGAGGACAGTAAATATTATGAAGTGATTACAAGTGAGATAGAGAGGATAAGTGTACTCCTGCAAAGGTTTCTTGCTCTTACACAAAATAAGCCAAAGCTTGAGAAAACAAGCATTAACAAAGTTGTAGAAGAAATAGTACCTTTGGTCGAGAGCTATGCTGAGAACAAGAATATCAATATCAATGTGGATATGCAAAAAGGGATGCCAAGCATTTATGCTGATAAGGAAAATATAAGGCAGGTAATAGTAAACATAGTTCAGAACGGAATTGATGCTCTACCCAGAAATGGGAGGATGAATATAAGCATTTGGTTCGATCAGATAAATGATTTTATTAAAATGGAGTTCAAGGATAATGGGAGCGGTATAAAGCCGGAGTATCTGGATAAGATTTTTGAACCGTTCTTTACAACAAAAGACAATGGTTCAGGTTTGGGACTCGCAATATCGCATAAGATAATTGAGAATCATTGTGGAAAGCTGTTTGCTTTTAACAATCTGGATGGAGGAGCTACATTTGTAATAGAGCTTCCTGCTGCTAAAAGTTATGATATGGTTAGTAACATTCTTTCTTAA
- the ytvI gene encoding sporulation integral membrane protein YtvI, whose protein sequence is MLRPEIEKYLHIILRVLAYLTIALISYFALRLVLIYFTPFITALVLSFILEPLVKFFQKLKLKRGISVALSILLFLGGFIAFSIFAVTRIVYEFIKLYDRLPNYYEGLYNLSAKIIQQVTDLYLQLPPEALNIIQDVLKTVFEKATTFLSHTTTWLINTLTALPSTLIFLIITLIATFFLTKDKYIIKDFVFRQLPSPWGTKLTSLKTDLFGALIGFLKAQSIILSVTFSESFIGLTFIGVDYAFTLAIVIALLDILPVLGTGGIYVPWAITNFVMGNYRMGVALLVLYGIITVVRYMIEPKIVGQQLGIHPVVTLMSMFAGLKLIGPAGLILGPTSVVAIKACQHAGILPKFK, encoded by the coding sequence ATGCTCCGACCGGAGATAGAAAAATATTTGCATATAATACTAAGGGTATTGGCATATTTGACAATAGCTTTGATTTCATATTTTGCACTCAGGCTTGTATTAATATATTTCACACCTTTTATTACTGCATTAGTATTGTCCTTTATACTTGAGCCTCTTGTAAAGTTCTTTCAGAAGTTAAAGCTGAAGCGTGGCATTTCTGTGGCATTGTCAATCTTGCTTTTTCTTGGGGGCTTTATTGCTTTTTCAATATTCGCAGTTACTAGAATTGTATATGAATTCATAAAGCTTTATGACAGGCTGCCGAACTATTATGAGGGGTTGTACAACCTTTCTGCTAAAATAATTCAGCAGGTCACCGACTTGTATCTTCAACTGCCTCCTGAAGCTCTCAACATTATACAGGATGTGCTCAAAACTGTCTTTGAGAAAGCCACAACCTTCTTAAGCCATACAACAACATGGTTGATAAATACTTTAACAGCACTGCCGTCTACATTGATATTCTTGATAATTACACTTATTGCAACCTTCTTCCTGACAAAAGATAAATATATTATAAAGGATTTTGTTTTCAGACAGCTTCCATCACCCTGGGGCACAAAACTAACTTCATTAAAAACAGATCTCTTCGGGGCCTTGATAGGTTTCCTAAAAGCTCAATCAATAATATTGAGCGTGACCTTTTCTGAATCCTTTATAGGGTTGACCTTTATAGGTGTTGACTATGCCTTTACTTTAGCAATCGTCATAGCTTTGCTTGATATACTTCCTGTTCTCGGTACCGGGGGCATTTACGTCCCTTGGGCAATTACAAACTTTGTAATGGGAAATTACAGGATGGGCGTTGCACTTCTTGTGCTATACGGAATAATAACAGTTGTAAGGTATATGATAGAACCAAAGATAGTAGGGCAGCAGCTAGGGATACATCCCGTTGTCACACTTATGTCAATGTTTGCAGGCTTGAAGCTTATAGGTCCGGCAGGTCTTATTCTCGGACCCACTTCAGTGGTTGCAATAAAAGCCTGCCAGCATGCAGGGATACTGCCAAAGTTCAAGTAA
- a CDS encoding fumarate hydratase has translation MREINVDVICETIKELFINANYYLCADIRKRIDEYRGIEISPIGKEILDKIIENADMAARNQVAICQDTGMSVVFLEVGQEVCFVGGDINEAVNSGVRRAYKDGYLRKSVVADPISRVNTGDNTPAIVYYDIVPGDKVQIQIMPKGFGSENMSGIKMLKPSDGVEGVTEFVLDTVVKAGSNPCPPIIVGVGIGGTFEKAALMAKKALLRPLDKGNDDSYYRELETALLHKINNLGIGPQGMGGITTALSVNIEAYATHFAGLPVAVNITCHASRHMERVI, from the coding sequence GTGAGAGAGATAAATGTAGATGTAATTTGCGAAACGATAAAGGAGCTTTTCATAAATGCTAATTACTATTTGTGCGCAGATATAAGAAAAAGAATCGATGAATATAGAGGCATAGAGATTTCTCCTATAGGAAAGGAAATATTGGATAAAATAATTGAAAACGCAGACATGGCTGCAAGAAATCAAGTAGCTATATGTCAGGACACCGGTATGAGCGTGGTATTCCTTGAAGTAGGACAGGAAGTCTGCTTTGTCGGCGGTGATATTAATGAAGCTGTTAATTCGGGAGTTCGAAGAGCTTATAAGGATGGATACCTCAGGAAGTCAGTTGTGGCTGATCCGATTAGTAGAGTAAATACCGGTGATAATACTCCGGCCATAGTATACTATGATATAGTGCCGGGAGATAAGGTACAGATACAGATTATGCCAAAGGGCTTCGGAAGTGAAAACATGAGTGGTATAAAAATGCTGAAGCCCTCAGATGGAGTGGAAGGGGTAACAGAGTTTGTGCTGGATACGGTAGTCAAGGCAGGTTCTAATCCATGCCCGCCAATTATAGTAGGGGTTGGTATAGGGGGAACCTTTGAAAAGGCAGCTTTGATGGCGAAGAAAGCTTTGCTGCGACCCTTGGACAAGGGTAATGATGATAGTTATTACAGAGAACTTGAAACAGCTCTTCTGCATAAAATAAACAACTTAGGAATCGGACCTCAAGGGATGGGAGGCATCACGACGGCTCTCTCGGTTAACATAGAAGCCTATGCTACACATTTTGCCGGATTGCCTGTAGCTGTGAATATTACCTGCCATGCATCCAGGCATATGGAAAGGGTAATCTAG
- a CDS encoding Fe-S-containing hydro-lyase — protein sequence MNKRITTPLTDEDIMQLNAGDPVLLSGVIYTARDAVHKKMHEALENGQDLPIDVRQQVIYYAGPCPARPGAVAGPFGPTTAGRMDKYAPELIELGLKGMIGKGDRGSVVVEAMKKSNAVYFAAIGGLGAYIAATIESQEVIAYDELGAEALMKLTVKDFPLIVAIDSRGNNLYHTEPEKYKGKFAEVLLK from the coding sequence ATGAATAAGAGAATAACAACACCTCTTACAGACGAGGATATAATGCAATTGAATGCTGGAGATCCTGTGCTGCTTAGCGGGGTTATATATACTGCCAGAGATGCGGTTCACAAAAAGATGCATGAGGCGCTGGAAAACGGGCAAGACTTACCTATTGATGTACGGCAGCAGGTTATATATTATGCAGGACCGTGTCCAGCCAGACCTGGTGCTGTTGCAGGTCCTTTCGGTCCCACTACCGCTGGAAGGATGGATAAGTATGCTCCTGAGCTTATCGAGCTTGGGCTTAAGGGTATGATTGGCAAAGGTGATAGAGGGTCGGTTGTTGTTGAAGCGATGAAAAAGAGCAATGCCGTTTATTTCGCAGCTATTGGCGGGTTGGGAGCTTATATTGCGGCGACAATAGAGTCACAAGAGGTGATTGCATACGACGAGCTGGGAGCGGAAGCCTTAATGAAGCTTACGGTAAAAGACTTTCCACTCATAGTAGCTATAGATAGCAGGGGTAACAACCTTTATCACACAGAACCTGAGAAATATAAGGGCAAATTTGCCGAAGTGCTTTTAAAGTAG
- a CDS encoding aminotransferase class I/II-fold pyridoxal phosphate-dependent enzyme, with translation MNLNSIPILKSLIAYRDEGVVSFHMPGHKNGDIYKKAGMEFLNGDLLALDTTEVPGIDNLHCPESSILLAQKLAAEAFGAEHSFFLVNGTTSGIYSMIMAAANPGDKIIIPRNCHRSVYGAVILGRLVPVYIDPEMDDELGIAMGIKPETVEYILEKHSDAKAVVITSPTYYGVCSDIRRIAEIVHEKGMLLLVDEAHGSHLSFNERLPVSALEAGADMTAQSIHKTLPAMTQSSMLHVKSSRVDIEKLKLFLQLTQTTSPSHILLASLDTARYIMQELGHELLEDAIAWSNEARNKINSIAGLYCLDFDRIGTYGISDLDPTRITVNFSAAGMSGTRAEAILRKDFKIQVEMADLYNIVALTTIGNHRADYERLVDALRGIAKTAGSIRTEVKTTKAFIKPPELSILPWEAVYCEKEHVEASESIGRVCGEMIIPYPPGIPILMPGEMITREAYEYLKLCVQQRIKINGAYDNKLETVCVIK, from the coding sequence ATGAATCTTAACAGCATACCAATATTAAAATCGCTTATAGCATACAGGGATGAGGGAGTTGTGTCCTTTCATATGCCGGGACATAAAAACGGTGACATATACAAGAAAGCAGGCATGGAATTTCTAAACGGTGATTTGTTGGCGCTGGACACCACCGAGGTGCCCGGAATTGACAACCTCCATTGTCCTGAGAGCTCTATACTATTAGCCCAAAAACTTGCTGCAGAAGCTTTTGGTGCAGAGCATTCTTTTTTTCTGGTCAACGGAACCACCTCTGGGATTTATTCAATGATAATGGCAGCAGCAAATCCCGGAGATAAGATAATAATACCGCGCAACTGTCATAGGTCGGTGTATGGGGCTGTAATATTAGGCAGGCTGGTACCGGTGTATATAGATCCGGAAATGGATGATGAGCTTGGAATAGCAATGGGTATAAAACCTGAAACGGTAGAATATATATTGGAAAAGCATAGTGATGCAAAAGCTGTTGTTATTACGAGCCCTACCTATTATGGAGTATGCTCTGATATTAGAAGAATCGCAGAGATAGTGCACGAAAAGGGTATGCTGCTTCTTGTTGATGAAGCCCACGGCTCTCATTTGAGCTTCAATGAAAGGCTGCCCGTGTCGGCGCTCGAAGCAGGTGCAGATATGACTGCACAAAGCATTCATAAGACGCTTCCTGCGATGACTCAGAGCTCGATGCTGCATGTAAAATCTTCAAGGGTAGACATAGAAAAGCTGAAGCTATTTCTGCAGCTGACCCAGACAACAAGTCCCTCGCATATACTTCTGGCCTCATTGGATACTGCAAGATATATAATGCAGGAGTTAGGTCACGAGCTCTTGGAAGATGCTATAGCTTGGAGTAATGAGGCAAGAAATAAAATCAACAGCATTGCGGGACTGTACTGTTTGGATTTTGACAGGATAGGCACATATGGTATCAGCGATTTGGATCCAACAAGGATAACTGTAAATTTCAGTGCTGCTGGAATGAGTGGTACCAGAGCTGAAGCTATATTGAGAAAGGACTTCAAGATACAAGTCGAAATGGCCGATTTATATAATATAGTTGCATTAACGACAATAGGTAACCACCGAGCCGACTATGAAAGGCTGGTGGATGCATTGAGGGGCATTGCAAAGACCGCGGGAAGCATAAGGACAGAGGTAAAGACTACAAAAGCCTTTATTAAGCCTCCAGAGCTTTCTATCTTGCCGTGGGAAGCGGTATACTGTGAGAAAGAGCATGTGGAAGCTTCTGAAAGCATAGGCAGGGTATGCGGAGAAATGATAATACCTTATCCTCCGGGGATACCCATTCTGATGCCCGGAGAGATGATTACCCGGGAAGCTTATGAGTATCTGAAACTCTGCGTGCAGCAACGGATAAAGATAAACGGGGCTTATGATAATAAGCTGGAAACGGTATGTGTGATAAAGTAA
- a CDS encoding cyclic-di-AMP receptor, producing MKLVLAVVQDDDVDDLVEKLVKEKLSSTKLASTGGFLREGNTTLMIGVEKDRVDSVITIIKDICKSRKQTFTTPIPPTGSAGVFIPYPIDVMVGGATIFVVDIDRFEKV from the coding sequence ATGAAACTTGTATTAGCAGTTGTACAGGATGATGATGTTGATGATTTGGTGGAAAAGTTAGTCAAAGAGAAGCTCAGCAGCACAAAGCTTGCTTCAACCGGCGGGTTCTTAAGGGAAGGAAATACTACACTTATGATTGGTGTGGAAAAGGATAGGGTAGATTCAGTAATAACCATAATCAAGGATATCTGCAAGAGCAGGAAGCAGACCTTTACCACCCCTATTCCGCCTACAGGCTCTGCGGGAGTGTTTATTCCATATCCTATAGATGTAATGGTTGGTGGGGCGACAATATTTGTAGTTGACATTGACAGGTTTGAGAAGGTATAA
- a CDS encoding YaaR family protein: protein MKISDIQSHPSTISSALAREDRRSDITSDRSSFGDTLKKTAEQDLTSRLNRLMSDIEKQGEHLSKNMDIKELKNYKKLISEFMGEVVNNSLKFSKQSHFDRRGRHKVYALVKKVNAKVEELSREFMKEQKDNIKILDSIGTIKGMLFDMYM, encoded by the coding sequence ATGAAAATATCTGATATACAAAGCCATCCGAGTACAATTTCCAGTGCTTTGGCACGAGAAGACAGGAGATCGGATATCACAAGCGACAGGTCAAGTTTTGGCGATACACTCAAGAAAACAGCGGAGCAGGACTTGACAAGCCGCTTAAACAGGCTGATGAGTGATATCGAGAAGCAAGGGGAACACCTGTCCAAAAATATGGATATAAAGGAATTGAAAAATTATAAGAAGCTTATTTCAGAATTCATGGGCGAAGTAGTGAACAACTCGCTTAAATTCTCAAAGCAAAGCCATTTTGACAGAAGAGGGAGACATAAGGTATATGCCCTTGTAAAAAAGGTAAATGCCAAGGTTGAGGAGCTTAGCAGAGAATTTATGAAGGAACAGAAGGACAACATAAAGATACTTGATAGTATAGGAACCATTAAGGGTATGCTTTTTGACATGTACATGTAG